Proteins from a single region of Hymenobacter aquaticus:
- a CDS encoding GEVED domain-containing protein, with product MVLALSGGRAQAQCPAATSACTPGSAPSSSYPFGMGILNVTLGTINNTTAGVQDGYRDYSCSGGTLLNVGADYPITVRTNTNTNENVRVWIDLNNDGALNATTELVFSSDAKKVHTGTVRLPVGTTIGTRLRMRVAADYSNSPIPTPCSAPQYSQTEDYAVTAAVSSVAPVAEFVADQTLTCSGCVQFTDQTQNSPTTWLWNFGDNTTSNLQSPSHCYATAGTYTVTLTATNAAGTSTRTRTNYVTYNAAVPVAASCTPATTAYCCGYGITQFALGSLSKASANGQAGYEDFTCASRVDLTEGNSYAVSVTTGPSNPQDTRVWLDLNNDGSFGANELLFTALNRTNPTGTVLIPATAVKNQPLRLRVISDYVGAPAGPCAPPQLGQAEDYTVTVRPNTNPPVAAFTSSYVPTSCVNPVQFTDQSQNAPTSWLWNFGDNTTSTQQNPSHQYTASGTYAVTLTATNAFGTNTVTRANYLTVSVPCLTYCASNGLNNNVWLTNVGVTSVTGPTVSFANPSGADAGGYGNYVSQTINLRQGQSYTLSTTANLSFQRTTSMWLDVNRNGTFDASELLVNGTSNINSANVFTIPNTAAALGFTRMRIVMRANANQAQACVQNQANAETEDYSVRIDLVNSTAEARQLPSLSLFPNPTAGLVHLRLADAAAAGTYTVAVLNVLGAELRTTTLRLSSTTEATLDLAALPRGLYVLRLTDAAGQTAIRRVERD from the coding sequence ATGGTTCTGGCGCTGAGTGGCGGCCGGGCGCAGGCGCAGTGCCCCGCGGCCACCTCGGCCTGCACGCCGGGCTCGGCCCCGAGCAGCAGCTACCCCTTCGGAATGGGAATCCTGAACGTGACGCTGGGCACCATCAACAACACGACGGCGGGCGTGCAGGATGGCTACCGCGACTACTCCTGCTCCGGCGGCACCCTGCTGAACGTGGGGGCCGACTACCCTATTACGGTGCGCACCAACACCAACACGAACGAAAACGTGCGGGTCTGGATTGACCTCAACAACGACGGCGCGCTCAACGCCACCACCGAGTTGGTGTTCAGCTCGGACGCCAAGAAAGTGCATACCGGCACGGTGCGCCTGCCCGTGGGCACCACCATCGGCACCCGCCTGCGTATGCGCGTGGCCGCCGACTACAGCAACTCCCCCATTCCGACCCCGTGCTCGGCCCCGCAGTATTCGCAGACGGAAGACTACGCCGTGACGGCGGCCGTCAGCTCGGTGGCGCCGGTGGCCGAGTTTGTGGCCGACCAGACGCTGACCTGCTCGGGTTGCGTGCAGTTTACCGACCAGACCCAGAACTCGCCCACCACCTGGCTGTGGAATTTCGGCGACAACACCACCAGTAACCTGCAAAGCCCCAGCCACTGCTACGCCACGGCCGGCACCTACACCGTGACGCTGACGGCCACCAACGCGGCGGGCACCAGCACCCGCACCCGCACGAACTACGTGACCTACAACGCGGCGGTACCGGTAGCGGCCAGCTGCACGCCGGCCACCACGGCCTACTGCTGCGGCTACGGCATCACGCAGTTTGCCCTGGGCAGCCTGAGCAAGGCTTCCGCCAACGGCCAGGCCGGCTACGAAGACTTTACCTGCGCCAGCCGCGTGGACCTGACCGAGGGCAACTCCTACGCGGTCAGCGTGACGACGGGGCCCAGCAACCCGCAGGATACGCGCGTGTGGCTGGATCTGAACAACGACGGCAGCTTCGGCGCCAACGAACTGCTCTTTACGGCCCTGAACCGCACCAACCCCACGGGCACCGTGCTGATTCCGGCCACGGCCGTGAAAAACCAGCCCCTGCGCCTGCGCGTCATCTCCGATTACGTGGGTGCCCCGGCCGGGCCCTGCGCCCCGCCCCAGCTGGGCCAGGCCGAAGACTACACCGTGACGGTGCGGCCCAATACCAACCCGCCAGTGGCGGCCTTCACCTCCAGCTACGTGCCCACCAGCTGCGTGAACCCGGTGCAGTTTACCGACCAGAGCCAGAACGCCCCGACTTCCTGGCTGTGGAACTTCGGCGACAACACGACCAGCACCCAGCAGAACCCCTCGCACCAGTACACAGCCTCGGGCACTTATGCCGTGACGCTGACGGCCACCAACGCCTTCGGCACCAACACCGTGACCCGGGCCAACTACCTGACCGTTTCGGTGCCCTGCCTGACCTACTGCGCCTCCAACGGCCTGAACAACAACGTGTGGCTTACGAACGTGGGCGTAACGTCGGTGACGGGGCCTACGGTGTCGTTTGCCAACCCGTCTGGCGCCGATGCCGGGGGCTACGGCAACTACGTCAGCCAGACCATTAATCTGCGTCAGGGACAGTCGTACACGCTGAGCACCACGGCCAACCTGAGCTTTCAGCGCACCACCTCGATGTGGCTGGACGTGAACCGCAACGGCACCTTCGACGCCAGTGAGCTGCTGGTCAACGGCACGTCCAACATCAATTCCGCCAACGTCTTTACCATTCCGAACACGGCCGCCGCGCTGGGCTTTACCCGGATGCGCATCGTGATGCGGGCCAACGCCAACCAGGCGCAGGCCTGCGTGCAAAACCAGGCCAACGCCGAAACAGAAGACTACTCGGTGCGCATTGACCTGGTAAACAGCACCGCCGAGGCTCGGCAGCTGCCCTCCCTGAGCCTGTTTCCGAACCCCACGGCGGGCCTGGTGCACCTGCGCCTGGCCGACGCCGCGGCGGCCGGCACCTACACCGTAGCGGTGCTCAACGTGCTGGGCGCCGAGTTGCGCACCACCACCCTGCGCCTGAGTTCCACCACGGAGGCCACCCTAGACCTGGCGGCGCTGCCCCGGGGCCTGTACGTGCTCCGGCTGACGGATGCCGCCGGCCAGACGGCCATCCGGCGCGTGGAGCGCGACTAG
- a CDS encoding SDR family oxidoreductase — protein sequence MKGKVVLITGATSGIGRACALVFGQAGAQVVVTGRDEARLAATAAELTQHGIAHRTVRADVGVEADSARAVAETIAAFGRLDVLINNAGISMRAMFQDADLDVIRRLMQTNFFGTVYTTKFALPHLLAAKGSIVGISSIAGYRGLPGRTGYSASKFAMQGFLEALRTELLPQGVHVLVACPGFTASNIRQTALAADGSAQGESPRDEGKMMTSEEVAHHLLQAVQQRRRDLVLTAQGKLTVFLNKWLPGLADKLVLNHFRKEEGSPVK from the coding sequence ATGAAAGGAAAAGTGGTGCTTATCACGGGGGCCACCTCCGGCATTGGGCGGGCCTGCGCCCTGGTGTTTGGGCAGGCCGGCGCGCAAGTCGTTGTCACCGGGCGCGACGAAGCCCGCCTGGCGGCCACTGCCGCCGAGCTGACCCAGCACGGTATTGCCCACCGCACCGTGCGCGCCGACGTCGGCGTGGAGGCCGATTCGGCGCGGGCCGTGGCCGAAACCATTGCCGCCTTCGGCCGCCTCGACGTGCTGATCAACAATGCCGGCATTTCGATGCGGGCCATGTTCCAGGATGCCGACCTGGACGTGATTCGCCGGCTGATGCAAACCAACTTTTTCGGTACGGTCTACACCACCAAGTTTGCCCTGCCGCACCTGCTGGCTGCCAAGGGTTCCATCGTGGGCATTTCCAGCATTGCCGGCTACCGGGGGTTGCCGGGCCGCACAGGCTATTCGGCCTCCAAGTTTGCCATGCAGGGCTTTCTGGAAGCGCTGCGCACCGAGCTGCTGCCCCAGGGCGTGCACGTGCTGGTGGCCTGCCCCGGCTTCACGGCGTCCAACATCCGCCAAACCGCCCTGGCCGCCGACGGCTCCGCCCAGGGCGAGTCGCCGCGCGACGAAGGCAAGATGATGACCAGCGAGGAAGTGGCCCACCACCTGCTGCAAGCCGTGCAGCAGCGCCGCCGCGACTTGGTGCTCACGGCCCAGGGCAAGCTCACCGTCTTCCTCAACAAATGGCTGCCCGGCCTGGCCGATAAGCTGGTGCTAAACCACTTCCGCAAAGAAGAAGGCTCGCCGGTGAAGTAA
- a CDS encoding tetratricopeptide repeat protein — protein sequence MKNAFFFFLCSWLTIQEASSQNSSPAIEKADSLFARGRYEAAYPLYRQELRQGFTSARALVRMAYIQEGLGHYPAALYYLSLAHRRKPSHATWHKMTELAQSNRLAGYPDTWRTKLLITFRRYYYLILQGLLIGAVLGGVLLLMRPRTTRPWWVVYGIYLAAVGFYLNFLRFSQVGLVARPHAALMSGPSAGATWLTTARAGDRLLVRNQQDIWYRVEWRNRDAYIRRDDLLLLD from the coding sequence TTGAAAAACGCCTTCTTTTTTTTCCTGTGCTCCTGGCTCACTATTCAAGAAGCTAGCAGTCAAAACAGTAGCCCCGCCATTGAAAAAGCCGACTCGCTGTTTGCGCGGGGCCGCTACGAGGCCGCGTATCCGCTTTACCGGCAGGAGCTGCGGCAGGGGTTTACGTCGGCCCGGGCGCTGGTGCGCATGGCCTACATCCAGGAAGGGCTGGGGCATTACCCGGCGGCCCTGTATTATCTGAGCCTGGCGCACCGCCGCAAGCCCAGCCATGCTACCTGGCACAAGATGACGGAACTGGCCCAGAGCAACCGGCTGGCCGGCTACCCCGATACCTGGCGCACCAAGTTGCTGATTACTTTTCGCCGCTACTACTATCTCATATTGCAGGGCCTGCTGATTGGGGCCGTGCTGGGCGGGGTGCTGTTGCTGATGCGGCCCCGCACGACGCGGCCGTGGTGGGTAGTATATGGGATATACCTGGCAGCAGTAGGGTTTTACCTGAACTTTCTGCGCTTCAGCCAGGTAGGCCTGGTGGCCCGGCCCCACGCCGCCCTGATGAGCGGACCCAGCGCCGGCGCCACCTGGCTGACCACGGCCCGGGCCGGCGACCGGCTGCTGGTGCGCAACCAACAGGATATCTGGTACCGCGTGGAATGGCGCAACCGCGACGCCTACATCCGCCGCGACGACCTGCTGCTGCTCGACTAA
- a CDS encoding transposase, with amino-acid sequence MASTLHISQPDKRRKYDEALKTEALRLARESRSTRAAAQQLGISETLLYRWRRAQAEAEAGSTAQAQDPEWRALRAQNQRLEREVAVLKKALAIFSRETP; translated from the coding sequence ATGGCAAGTACGTTGCACATCAGTCAGCCGGATAAGCGGCGCAAATACGACGAGGCGCTCAAGACCGAAGCGTTGCGTCTAGCTCGAGAAAGCCGTTCAACGCGTGCGGCGGCGCAGCAATTAGGCATCAGCGAGACGCTGCTCTACCGCTGGCGGCGGGCACAAGCCGAAGCAGAAGCCGGTAGTACGGCGCAGGCGCAAGACCCCGAGTGGCGCGCGTTGCGGGCGCAGAATCAGCGCCTGGAGCGGGAGGTGGCCGTTTTAAAAAAAGCCTTAGCCATCTTCAGCCGCGAGACGCCGTGA
- a CDS encoding DEAD/DEAH box helicase translates to MSYELLAEPVRRYIRDQRWESLRPIQAAAIQHILATDDNYLLASRTASGKTEAAFLPILSKVDFRVAGVPVLYISPLIALINDQFQRVEQLCRYLDVPVTKWHGEASRTAKQKLLQQPAGIVLITPESLEAMFVNAPYQVKTLFASLRYVVIDEIHSFLGTDRGIHLQSLLARLRAVNTTSSFAVVGLSATIGDYSEAKRFTGDESRTKVLLDRTGKDIVAQFRYFPANDTGGDVPLPLLKDLYKQTSTSKALIFPNSRGLAEVIAVKLRQIADRVGGHPYYFSHHSSVHKEVREYVEHFAKNNQRQPFCIACTSTLELGIDIGSVDKVVQVDAAHSIASLIQRVGRSGRRNDEQSQLLLYATEPWSLLQSLACWQLYQEGFVEPLRTARLPYDLLLHQALSIVKERSGCSRAALLMQLRQNAAFTEIPAADAEAVVEELLRIGWLEALGGELIIGVDGEFVVNSRNFYSVFKTELALKVVHAGQTVGEIPFSPQVQADENLLLAARIWRIKYVDVPAKRVEVVPAHDGKKPMFFGGGGVVHPRIREQMLQLLSTKAVPPELDEAGREALRVLRQEFAGCGLPPEVGPMRPVLVQEDKLTLFTFNGTKINRSLTFLLQCLDIEFVADERKSSLTLSVTPALLNDLFEQLRLFALDVDFHLQDAIANNPGLLEFAKWGEALPLQFQVAILKERYFDFGGAAEFLEKTEVVSSLNASNS, encoded by the coding sequence ATGTCGTATGAACTGCTGGCGGAGCCCGTCCGCCGCTACATCCGCGACCAGCGGTGGGAATCGTTGCGCCCTATCCAAGCGGCGGCCATTCAGCATATCCTAGCCACCGACGATAACTACCTGCTGGCCTCGCGCACCGCTTCCGGCAAAACAGAGGCGGCTTTTCTGCCGATTCTCTCGAAGGTAGATTTTCGAGTGGCCGGCGTGCCGGTGCTCTACATCTCCCCGCTCATCGCGCTGATCAACGACCAGTTTCAGCGCGTGGAGCAGCTTTGCCGCTACCTCGACGTGCCGGTAACCAAATGGCACGGCGAGGCCAGCCGCACAGCCAAGCAGAAGCTCTTACAGCAACCCGCCGGCATCGTGTTGATTACGCCGGAGTCGCTGGAAGCCATGTTCGTCAACGCTCCGTACCAAGTGAAGACGCTCTTTGCCAGCCTGCGCTACGTGGTCATCGATGAAATTCATTCCTTCCTGGGTACTGACCGAGGCATTCACCTACAATCCTTATTGGCCCGCCTGCGGGCGGTGAACACCACCAGTTCGTTTGCCGTCGTGGGACTATCAGCTACCATCGGTGATTACTCGGAGGCCAAGCGCTTTACCGGCGACGAAAGTCGCACCAAGGTGCTGCTCGACCGCACTGGCAAGGACATAGTAGCCCAGTTCCGGTACTTCCCGGCCAATGACACTGGGGGCGACGTGCCCTTGCCGCTGCTCAAAGATCTTTACAAGCAAACCAGTACCAGCAAGGCCCTCATCTTCCCCAACAGCCGTGGCCTGGCCGAAGTTATTGCCGTAAAGCTGCGCCAGATAGCCGACCGGGTGGGAGGCCACCCGTACTATTTCTCGCACCACTCATCGGTGCATAAAGAAGTACGCGAGTACGTCGAGCACTTCGCCAAAAACAACCAGCGCCAGCCCTTCTGCATTGCCTGCACCTCCACCCTCGAGTTGGGCATCGACATCGGCTCGGTCGACAAAGTAGTCCAGGTGGATGCGGCGCACTCCATCGCCTCGCTAATTCAGCGAGTGGGTCGTAGCGGCCGCCGCAACGATGAACAAAGCCAGCTGCTGCTCTACGCCACCGAGCCGTGGAGCCTGCTCCAGTCGCTGGCGTGCTGGCAGCTGTACCAGGAAGGCTTTGTGGAACCACTGCGCACGGCCCGCCTGCCCTACGACCTGCTGCTGCACCAGGCGCTGTCCATCGTCAAGGAACGGTCGGGCTGTAGCCGTGCTGCTTTGCTGATGCAGTTGCGTCAAAATGCCGCCTTCACGGAAATACCTGCGGCCGATGCCGAAGCCGTGGTGGAAGAACTACTCCGCATTGGGTGGTTAGAAGCCTTAGGTGGAGAATTGATTATTGGGGTTGATGGGGAGTTCGTAGTCAACTCGCGGAATTTCTACAGCGTGTTTAAAACCGAGCTGGCGTTGAAGGTGGTACACGCTGGCCAGACGGTTGGCGAAATTCCTTTCTCGCCGCAGGTGCAGGCCGACGAGAACTTGCTACTGGCAGCGCGCATCTGGAGAATCAAATACGTAGACGTACCAGCCAAGCGCGTGGAAGTGGTGCCTGCCCACGATGGCAAAAAGCCCATGTTCTTTGGCGGTGGCGGAGTAGTGCATCCGCGCATCCGGGAGCAGATGCTGCAGTTGCTGAGCACTAAGGCGGTGCCGCCTGAGCTGGACGAAGCCGGGCGGGAAGCCCTGCGCGTCTTGCGGCAGGAATTTGCCGGCTGTGGGCTTCCACCGGAGGTGGGGCCCATGCGTCCGGTACTGGTGCAGGAAGATAAACTAACTCTCTTCACATTCAACGGCACCAAAATCAACCGCAGCCTTACCTTTCTACTTCAATGCCTTGATATCGAGTTCGTCGCAGATGAGCGCAAAAGCAGCCTGACGTTATCCGTGACGCCCGCGCTGCTGAATGATTTATTTGAGCAACTGCGCCTCTTCGCCTTAGACGTGGACTTCCATCTGCAAGATGCAATTGCCAATAATCCTGGGTTGCTGGAGTTTGCCAAGTGGGGAGAAGCGCTGCCGCTGCAGTTCCAGGTAGCCATCCTGAAGGAACGCTATTTTGATTTCGGGGGCGCGGCGGAGTTCTTGGAAAAAACGGAAGTAGTAAGTTCACTTAATGCTAGCAATAGCTAG